The Equus caballus isolate H_3958 breed thoroughbred chromosome 22, TB-T2T, whole genome shotgun sequence genome window below encodes:
- the GID8 gene encoding glucose-induced degradation protein 8 homolog: MSYAEKPDEITKDEWMEKLNNLHVQRADMNRLIMNYLVTEGFKEAAEKFRMESGIEPSVDLETLDERIKIREMILKGQIQEAIALINSLHPELLDTNRYLYFHLQQQHLIELIRQRETEAALEFAQTQLAEQGEESRECLTEMERTLALLAFDNPEESPFGDLLNMMQRQKVWSEVNQAVLDYENRESTPKLAKLLKLLLWAQNELDQKKVKYPKMTDLSKGAIEEPK; this comes from the exons ATGAGTTATGCAGAAAAACCCGATGAAATCACGAAAGATGAGTGGATGGAGAAACTCAATAACTTACATGTCCAGCGAGCAGACATGAACCGTCTCATCATGAACTACCTGGTCACAG agGGCTTTAAGGAAGCAGCAGAGAAGTTTCGAATGGAATCCGGGATCGAACCTAGTGTGGATCTAGAAACACTTGATGAGCGAATCAAAATCCGTGAGATGATCCTGAAAGGCCAGATTCAGGAGGCTATTGCGTTGATCAACAGCCTCCATCCAGAGCTCCTGGACACAAACCGGTATCTGTACTTCCACCTGCAA CAACAGCACCTGATCGAGCTCATCCGCCAGCGCGAGACAGAGGCAGCACTGGAGTTCGCTCAGACCCAGTTGGCAGAGCAAGGCGAAGAGAGCAGAGAGTGCCTGACGGAGATGGAGCGCACACTGGCCCTGCTGGCCTTCGATAACCCTGAAGAGTCACCCTTTGGAGATCTCCTCAATATGATGCAGAGGCAAAAG gTGTGGAGTGAAGTTAACCAAGCTGTCCTAGATTACGAAAATCGTGAGTCAACACCCAAGCTGGCAAAATTACTGAAACTACTCCTTTGGGCTCAGAATGAGCTGGACcagaagaaagtgaaatatcCCAAAATGACAGACCTCAGCAAGGGCGCCATTGAGGAGCCTAAGTAG